DNA from Brucella melitensis bv. 1 str. 16M:
GGGCTTCATCCAGTGTCGATTCCGTCAGATGGTAAAAAAGTATTTCTGCCATGCCCTGCCTGCTTGAAGGAAGATGAGGAAACGCAATCAGCTTCCCCATCCATCCCGTTGTTTATAAAGATTTTAGCTTTCAAATTGATCGCGGACAAGGCGATCGAGCAGGCGCACGCCAAAACCCGACGCCCAAGACTGGTTATATTCATTGGCGGGCGATCCCATTGCCGTGCCTGCCACATCGAGATGCGCCCATGGCGTCTCGCCCACGAAACGCTTGAGGAATTGCGCCGCCGTGATGGACCCGCCATATCGCCCGGCGCTGTTCTTCATGTCGGCAAATTTCGAATCGATCATCTTGTCGTATTCGGTGCCGAGTGGCAAACGCCACAGCTTTTCACCCGTTGACTGGCCGGCATCATAAAGCTGGTCGGCAAGCTCATCGTCATTGGAAAAAAGGCCCGCATGGTATTGGCCGAGCGCGACCATGACCGCGCCTGTCAACGTGGCGAGATTGATGATGAAACGCGGCTTGAAACGGTCGTTCGTGTAGTGGAGCGCATCGGCGAGAACAAGACGGCCTTCAGCATCGGTATTGATGACTTCGATGGTCTGACCGGACATGGAGGTGACGATATCTCCCGGACGCTGGGCATTGCCGTCCGGCATATTCTCGACCAGACCAATGACACCGATGGCGTTTACCTTGGCCTTGCGTCCCGCCAGCGCGCGCATCAGGCCGGTGACAGCGGCAGCGCCCCCCATATCGCCCTTCATATCTTCCATATTGGCGGCAGGCTTGATCGAAATACCGCCCGTATCGAACACCACGCCCTTGCCGACGAAGGCAATCGGCTTTTCCTTGCCCTTGGCGCCATGCCATTCCATCACGACAAGACGCGGCGGGCGCACGGAGCCTTGCGCAACGCCAAGAAGCGCCCCCATGCCGAGCTTCTTCAATTCCTTTTCGCCAAGCACCTCGACTTTCACACCGAGTTTTTCCAGCTTTTCAGCTTCTTCCGCAAACTCCACGGGGCCAAGGATATTGGCCGGCTCGTTGACGAGGTTGCGTGCCTGAATGACGCCATCCGCCACCGCTTCAGCCACTTCAAAGGCCTTCCGGGCGCTATGGGTGTCGGCAACGCAAACGGTGATCTTCGCTGCATGTTTGGGCTCGCCGTTTTCCTCGCTCTTGCGGGTCTTGTAGCGGTCGAACTTATAGGAGCGCAGAACCATGCCCAGTGCTACGTCAGCGGCTTCATCGCCTGCAATCGTCGTTTCCGGCAGCGCCAGCGTGAGCGTAACACGCTCGGCATTGCCGATTTGCGAAAATGCCGCGCCGCCAATCTTCAGCCAATCGTCATTGCCAAGTTTGCCCGGCTCGCCGACGCCGACAAGAACGATCTTTTCCACACCCGCCGGGGTCGTCTCGATTGCTTCGGCAGTCTTGCCCAAAGCCCCGGTGAAGCCGGAAATATCGGCAATACGCACAATCTTTTCAGCGCCGCCAACGCCTTGCCGCCTCATCGGCAAAACCGCCGCCCTTGGCCACCAGCAGGACGGCCACCCCCTTTTGCGGTACTTCAAATTCGCTGAAAGAGATCGAAGGACGTTTAGACATGATAACTCCAGACTTGGATTGAAGAATGACACGATTGTGTCGCTACTTTTTCCTCTCTCATGTGAGACGAATATGGCGAAAACAGCAATCTTGCCAGGTCATACGATTCAGATTTGCGTTAACGTGAACAAATCGGTGACGAAGCAATCCCTACGCGTTTTTCCGGCCAACATCAAAAAACAGGTTGCTTCGGCAATTCCAATCCTTTTAACAAAAGGCCATGCTAGGCTGTGGTGATGCCGATTTCGGATTCGACGCACTGGTCTACAGGTCTGGCATTTAGTAATCTGTTAACCAAATTTATTGGGGCAATCTTAGCCAAACGGCCTTAGATTAAATTGCAATTGTGAGCATTGTTTCATTTTCCGAGGCAGGCTCTTTCAACGGAAGCGGGATGTAGACTCCACCTATGCGATTGATCGAGTTGTACATCCTGCGCCGAGTGGCCATCATGTTCTTCGCGGTGCTGGGCGCTGCGGTGGGCATTACGTGGACCGTGCAGGTGCTTCAGCGTATCAACTTTCTGACCACAAGCGGGCAAACCTTCCAGACAATCGTCCAGTTCAGTTCACTGCTGATTCCGTCTGCGATTCCGCTTGTGATGCCCTTTGCGCTCATCATTGCAATTACCCAGACGCTTTCGACGATGAATCAGGATTCGGAGCTCGTCGTCATCAACGCTTCCGGCGCGCCGCGCAGCGCGGTAATGCGCCCGATTCTGATCCTGGCTGCAACAGTTTCCGTGACTTCGTTTCTGATCGCCAATTATGTCGAGCCCTATGCCCGCATAAATATGCGCGCGATGATCGCCAATGCCAGCGCCGACCTGATGCATGTCATCATTCAGGAAGGCACTTTCCGCAAGCTTGCCGACAATCTCTATATTCAGATTGCCGAACGCCGGGCAGACGGCAGCATAGGTGGCCTTTTCATTGCGGATTCGTGCGATCCGACACTCGATCTCATTTATTATGCGGCCGACGGCGCCATTGCCTCCACGCCATCGGGCGACATGCTGCTGATGGAAAATGGCGAAGTGCAGCGCCGCAATGTCTCGGACGGAACCGTTTCGATCATCAAGTTCGATTCCTATGCCTTCGACCTCAACCAGTTTGCCTCAGCAGGTGATGATTTCGTTATTTTTGCCAAAGACAGGCCGCTTACCTATCTACTGAATCCCGACTCCAACGACCCGATGCTTCAGACAAGGCCTTTGACTTACAAAGCCGAATTGCATCGGCGTTTCACACAGTGGATCTATCCGCTCATTTTCGCGATGATCGCGCTCGCCATTGCCGGCGATTCCCGCTCGCATCGCGAAGCTCGCGTTTCAGCCTCTTTTTCCGCCATCAGCACGGCGCTTCTCGTCTATTGGGCTGGCTATTTCGCCTCCGACCGCGCAGACAAGGACCCAAGCTACATTCTCGTCATGTATCTGGTGCCGCTGGTCGTCTTTCTGGTTACGGGCTTCATATTGCTGACAGGGCGGCGCCTCGGCCTGCCCGATAAGTGGAGCGATCGCATTCTCGATTTCCTCGACAATACGAGGCGGCGCCTTGGCGAATTCTACGCCCGCTTCACCGGACGTCCCCGCAACAATGCCGGAGGCCGGTTATGATCGGCTGGACGCTGGGACGATATTTCTTTACACGCTATGTGCAGATCACGCTTTATTTTCTGCTTGGCATTTTTGCGCTGGCGCTGCTGCTCGACTTTACCGAAAATGCGAACAGGCTCGCCAATCTGCCCGCTTATACGGTATGGGCGGCGCTAGGCCTTTCCGCCATGCGCGTGCCTTTCATCATGCAGCAGATGATTCCGTTCGTGGCGCTCTTTTCTGCAATGGCGACGCTCATCTCACTCAACCGCAAATATGAGCTGGTGGTGGCGCGTTCCGTTGGCGTTTCAGCGTGGCAGTTCCTTTTGCCCGCCTGTTTCGGTGCGCTGCTTTTCGGCCTTGCCACGATTTTCATCCTCAACCCGCTTGCCGCACACGGATTTTCCAAAGCCGAAGAGATTGCGGCAATGTGGAAAACCGGCAAGGTAACGGATGTCTCGGCCTTGCGTGATCCGTGGCTTCGTCAGAAAACCGACGAAGGCGAGACGATCATCGGTGCAAAGAGCATTCTCAATCAGGGCACCACCCTTGCGGATGCGACCTTTATCCAGTTCGACGAGCAAAAGAATATCAAGGACCGCTACGACGCGCGGACCGCGACGCTGCAAGACGGCTATTGGGAGCTGACCGATGTCATGCGCTTTGCGCGCGGGCAGGAACCGCAGAAGCTTGAAACGTTCCGGATTTCCACGCAGCTGCGCCCGGAATATGTGGAGGAAAAGCTTGCCTCGCCCGAGACAATTCCCTTCACGCAATTGCGCCACAAGATCGAAGTAGCGCGTTCTTTCGGTTATTCGGCAAACGCATTTGACATGCAATACCAGTCACTTCTGGCATTGCCCGCACTCTTGATGGCAATGACGCTCATTGCTGCAACAGTGTCCTTAAAATTTGTGCGGTTTGGCCAGTCGGGAGCGATGATTCTGGGTGGCGTTATTGCAGGCTTCGTGCTTTATGTCGTCTCGGTGCTGGTGAAGGCTTTCGGCGATGCCGGATTCGTTCCGCCATTCGTGGCCGCTTGGGTTCCTGTAGTTATTGCGACATTCTTTGGTGTCTCCTTTTTGTTGCATAAGGAGGATGGTTAGTGGGTTTGAGTAACACCCGCATGGTATTGCCCCATACGCTCTCGCGCCTTGCGCGCGGGACTGCATTGGCGTGCGTCCTTGCTTTGCCTTTTGTTTCTGTCGCAATTCTCTCCTCGCCTGCCCAGGCGCAGGATGCCCTGTCAGCCAATTACCAAAGCGATCCAAACGCCCGCATGCTGCTTCAGGCAGATGAACTCGTCTATGATCGCGATGTGAACACCGTTACCGCGCAAGGTAAGGTTCGCATTGAATATGACGGCAACCGGCTGGTCGCCGACAAGGTTACCTATAACCAGCAAACCCGCCGCATGACCGCGACCGGCAATGTCGAAATCGTGGAGCGCGACGGCAACCGGATCTATTCCGACCATATCGATGTGACCGACAGTTTCCGCGATGGCTTTGTGAACGGCCTGCGCGTCGAGACGACGGATAATACGCGGTTTGTCGCTGAGAGCGCCGAACGCAGCAACGGTGAAATCACCACATTCAACAATGGCGCCTATACCGCCTGCGAACCCTGCGCCAAGAATCCAGACAAGCCCGTTCTGTGGCAGATCAAGGCGCGCAAGATCATCTGGAACAGTGCAACGAAAACCGTTCGTTTCGAGCGGGGCCGTTTTGAGCTGTTTGGCATGCCGCTTGCCTATCTGCCTGCTTTCGAGATGGCCGACCCGACGGTCAAACGCAAGAGCGGCTTTCTTTTCCCGGGTTTCGCCTATAAGGACGATCTGGGTTTCGGCATCAAGAATTCCTATTTCTGGGCGCTTGCGCCCAATTATGACCTGACGCTTTCCACGACAGCCTATACCAAACAAGGTTTCCTTACCGAAGCCGAATGGCGCCATCGTCTGGAAAACGGCGAGTATGATTTCCGCATTGCCGGGATTCATCAGTTGAAGCCGGAGGAATTCGGCGTCGCCACGATCGACCGCGAGAAAACGAATCGCGGTATGGTGGCCTCCAAGGGTAATTTCGATATTAATTCGCGCTGGCATTTCGGTTGGGATGTGCTGGCCCAGACCGACCATAATTTCAGCCGCACCTATGAAATCCAGGGCTACAATGCCCAGACGCAGGTTTCAAAAATCTACCTGACGGGCATCAACAACCGTAACTATTTCGATCTGAATTTCTATCGCTTCAACGTTCAGGAATCCTACCTGGCGGGCGATCCGAATGAAATGTATTCAAAGCAGCCCTGGGTATTCCCAAGCCTGGATTATTCCTACACCATGCCGGAGCCGGTCTATGGTGGTGAGTTGAATTTCACGGCCAATTTGCAGGCGCTTTATCGAAAGAATGCGGATTATACGAATCCTTTCATCAGCGTTGACGAGAATGGTTCCTGGGTCACAAAGCCCAATCCCTACCCTCGCATTCCGGGCTTCAGCGGCACCAATCTACGCTTCACCAGTGAAGCCGAATGGAAGCGGACCTTCATCACGCCTTCGGGTCTTGTGATTACGCCGCTTCTGGCGCTGCGGGGCGATGC
Protein-coding regions in this window:
- the lptF gene encoding LPS export ABC transporter permease LptF; the encoded protein is MRLIELYILRRVAIMFFAVLGAAVGITWTVQVLQRINFLTTSGQTFQTIVQFSSLLIPSAIPLVMPFALIIAITQTLSTMNQDSELVVINASGAPRSAVMRPILILAATVSVTSFLIANYVEPYARINMRAMIANASADLMHVIIQEGTFRKLADNLYIQIAERRADGSIGGLFIADSCDPTLDLIYYAADGAIASTPSGDMLLMENGEVQRRNVSDGTVSIIKFDSYAFDLNQFASAGDDFVIFAKDRPLTYLLNPDSNDPMLQTRPLTYKAELHRRFTQWIYPLIFAMIALAIAGDSRSHREARVSASFSAISTALLVYWAGYFASDRADKDPSYILVMYLVPLVVFLVTGFILLTGRRLGLPDKWSDRILDFLDNTRRRLGEFYARFTGRPRNNAGGRL
- the lptG gene encoding LPS export ABC transporter permease LptG; the protein is MIGWTLGRYFFTRYVQITLYFLLGIFALALLLDFTENANRLANLPAYTVWAALGLSAMRVPFIMQQMIPFVALFSAMATLISLNRKYELVVARSVGVSAWQFLLPACFGALLFGLATIFILNPLAAHGFSKAEEIAAMWKTGKVTDVSALRDPWLRQKTDEGETIIGAKSILNQGTTLADATFIQFDEQKNIKDRYDARTATLQDGYWELTDVMRFARGQEPQKLETFRISTQLRPEYVEEKLASPETIPFTQLRHKIEVARSFGYSANAFDMQYQSLLALPALLMAMTLIAATVSLKFVRFGQSGAMILGGVIAGFVLYVVSVLVKAFGDAGFVPPFVAAWVPVVIATFFGVSFLLHKEDG
- a CDS encoding LPS-assembly protein LptD, which encodes MVLPHTLSRLARGTALACVLALPFVSVAILSSPAQAQDALSANYQSDPNARMLLQADELVYDRDVNTVTAQGKVRIEYDGNRLVADKVTYNQQTRRMTATGNVEIVERDGNRIYSDHIDVTDSFRDGFVNGLRVETTDNTRFVAESAERSNGEITTFNNGAYTACEPCAKNPDKPVLWQIKARKIIWNSATKTVRFERGRFELFGMPLAYLPAFEMADPTVKRKSGFLFPGFAYKDDLGFGIKNSYFWALAPNYDLTLSTTAYTKQGFLTEAEWRHRLENGEYDFRIAGIHQLKPEEFGVATIDREKTNRGMVASKGNFDINSRWHFGWDVLAQTDHNFSRTYEIQGYNAQTQVSKIYLTGINNRNYFDLNFYRFNVQESYLAGDPNEMYSKQPWVFPSLDYSYTMPEPVYGGELNFTANLQALYRKNADYTNPFISVDENGSWVTKPNPYPRIPGFSGTNLRFTSEAEWKRTFITPSGLVITPLLALRGDAIRVDTNFDPANAGFTDAVVRSEALRAMATAGLELRWPILFSTTSSTHILEPVAQIFVRNNERYAGQLPNEDAQSFVFDASNLFSRNKFSGYDRVEGGTRANLGLRYSGNFKDSDWALYALGGQSFQLGGLNSYAASDFVNVGADSGLEDARSDYVAMIGTSNSTGLALAARGRFGKDDFAVQRGEFEAQQSWEKLTVSGQYAYIAPQPAYGYSDLRQEVTGSATARINTNWRVFGSGTYDLVSDTLVRASSGLAYDDECFTYSMAYIQTRNPGDEKASHSVGFTISLRTLGDFGNGSQTF